The sequence cctcacagcgccagggatccatgttcaattcccgccacagggcgactgtctgtgtggagtttgcacattctccctgtgtctgtgtagatttcctccgggtgctccagtttcctcccacagtccaaaaatgtacaggtcaagtgaattggccatgctaaattgtccatagtgttaggtgcattagtcagggataaatatagggtattgggagtgggatactcttcggagagtcagtgtggacctgttgggccgaatggcccgtttccacactatggggattctatgaagttaGCTGACCCTCATTATAAGTGTTGTTTACACAGCTTTTAGGGCAAGCTATAGGGTAAGCTTAGTTCCAGACAAGTGGAGACATGAGCCTGTTTATGAATGGTATTTCAGCTGGTAACAagcagctgattggtctgtggaataGTGACCAGTTGAGCAGCTTGTGGGTGAGCATGTTTGGACAGAAACTGTCAGAAGTCTGGAAGGGATGGAGCTCGCTCTGCTGTGAAAATCATCTTAAGCCTGAAGATAACCCATTTATTTCTTCTGCATCAGTTGCTGCAAATGGTGAACTTAAATAAATAACTCATAGACTCTTATAAAAGTGAACgagtcaccctgtgcctcctgcaaacaagtgaaagtaCCTGGAGGAGGACGAtcaagaagcagcattctgatcagaAAAAGGAACATCTGAGCAAACCCTGTGCACAGggaccacagagagagagagagagagagacacagagagagagagagagagagagagtatgagtgagagagagtatgagtgagagagagagagagagatatgagtgagagagagagagagagacagagacggagagagagagagagtgtgagttagagagagagagNNNNNNNNNNNNNNNNNNNNNNNNNNNNNNNNNNNNNNNNNNNNNNNNNNNNNNNNNNNNNNNNNNNNNNNNNNNNNNNNNNNNNNNNNNNNNNNNNNNNNNNNNNNNNNNNNNNNNNNNNNNNNNNNNNNNNNNNNNNNNNNNNNNNNNNNNNNNNNNNNNNNNNNNNNNNNNNNNNNNNNNNNNNNNNNNNNNNNNNNNNNNNNNNNNNNNNNNNNNNNNNNNNNNNNNNNNNNNNNNNNNNNNNNNNNNNNNNNNNNNNNNNNNNNNNNNNNNNNNNNNNNNNNNNNNNNNNNNNNNNNNNNNNNNNNNNNNNNNNNNNNNNNNNNNNNNNNNNNNNNNNNNNNNNNNNNNNNNNNNNNNNNNNNNNNNNNNNNNNNNNNNNNNNNNNNNNNNNNNNNNNNNNNNNNNNNNNNNNNNNNNNNNNNNNNNNNNNNNNNNNNNNNNNNNNNNNNNNNNNNNNNNNNNNNNNNNNNNNNNNNNNNNNNNNNNNNNNNNNNNNNNNNNNNNNNNNNNNNNNNNNNNNNNNNNNNNNNNNNNNNNNNNNNNNNNNNNNNNNNNNNNNNNNNNNNNNNNNNNNNNNNNNNNNNNNNNNNNNNNNNNNNNNNNNNNNNNNNNNNNNNNNNNNNNNNNNNNNNNNNNNNNNNNNNNNNNNNNNNNNNNNNNNNNNNNNNNNNNNNNNNNNNNNNNNNNNNNNNNNNNNNNNNNNNNNtaaacatccctggacactatgagcaatttagcatggccaagccatctaacctgcacatctttggactgtgagaggaaaccggaggaaacccacgcagacactgggagaacgtgcaaaccccacacagacagttgcccaaggctggaatcgaacctgggtcccaggcgctgtgaggcagcagtgctaaccactgagccaccgttgtATTTGAGATTGCTTCAGTCTAAGGGAGGGGGATGATAGTGACAGAGCACCAGCTTTGCGAGGGGTCACAGACCGCCCTAACACACGGGGAGCTGAGATGGCCGAGAGATCACCGCGAAGGCGAGGTGCGTGCTTACTTCTTGTTGGTGACGATGTAGGCATACTCCTCCCTGCGTGGTGGACTCACCCCCGCGCTGCCCGACCTGAGACCCTGGCTGGGTTTCGGCGGGCGTATAGGGTCCACGCCCAGCTCCTTCAGGACGTCGGTCAGTCGCCCGGGAGACCCACCCAGCTCCACGGCCGTCTCCTGGACCCCTGGGCTGCTCGGGCCGGGCCCCGCCAAGATGGTTGCCACCATTGCCTGACCACGCCTCCCTGCCGCTGCAGCACTCTCCCCGTGGGGAGGGCCCGCGTCTGGGACCAGAGACTCGCTGCTCTCTCTCGTGTCCATCTCTTTCCAGCGCTGCATCGTCCCCTCCATCACGGGCGCCTTGAAAGACACAAACACATTTTCTTAGAAGGCCGAGGGCTACAGCAATACTTTGTATTAATTTGGTAAAATTGATATGaagagaaaaatgttttctcCCTGTGGGCGTCACAGGCTAGGACCAGAATTTCTTGCCCACTCCAAAGACAGTCAAGAGTCATGGCTattggtcaggagtcacatgtagaccagactgggtaaggatggcagtgtgCTTCATTAGTAAAGTAAATGaccttttacaacaattgatgggACCTGTTGCAGTCACCATTATTGCTGCGTTCTAAACGTACTAAGTGCAGTTCCTCAGACtgacgataaccaacaacctgtcctgggcGTCTCACGTATTGTGATGGCCAAGAGGCCCAACACCATCTCTTCTTCCTGCTCAGGTCTGTAAAGACCCCCACCAACtgctacagatgcaccattgaaagcatactgccCGGGtacataacagcctggtatggcaactgctctgcccaggactgttagacactacagaaggtggtgtgcacagcccagaccatcatggaagccaacctctcCATTGGACTCCATTTATacagctcactgccacagaaaggctgccaacatcttcAAAGACCCCTCACACCCCGATAATGTTCTCCTACCATCTCTTCCGTCAGGCAAAAGATACTGAAGCCTGAACAAACTCActaacaggttcaggaacagctccttccctgccattatcagactgatgaatggactctctaacttcaagtaaTGTTGGTCTTGCTTTATGCCCCTCCTGTGTAGCTGTAACCCTGAGTGCCTCACTCTGTCGAAACACCCTCTGATCTGCCTGCAccgctcgcaaaacaaaacttctcactgtactcagttacacgtgactacaataaatcaaatcaaaccaatccCACAagctgccgtggcaggatttgaacccagatcattAGCCTGGGCCTTTGGGTTAatggtccagtgatattaccaacatcttcatttgcATTACTCACAGGCCAGACTCCATTACAATGGAGGTCAGGGAAGGTGACAGCCTAGCGGTATTAtcacagagacccaggtaatgttctggggacccaggtacGAAtcctggcagatggtgaagttcaATTCAGTAACAAAACAAAactctggaactaagagtctaatgaccatgaatctgcggtcaattgttggaaaagcccacctgggtcactgatgtcctttggggaaggaaactgccatccttacctggtctggcctacatgtgactccagacccacagcgatgtggtagactcttaactgccctctgggtaattagggacgggcaataaatgctggtctagctagcAATGTCCTGATCCATGATTGAAAAAAGGTCAAATTCGACACCTCCACCCCCATTACCCCAAGAAACGACCCAAGATCTCAGATGTTTTTGCATGCTGATGTTACAGAAATTGCTGTCTTCCATTTTATTCacgacttgcatttatatagcaccttatgGCCACCCCAAGCTACTTCGGAGACGCGACACTCGGACAGGCGAACAGCAGCTTGATCGAAGGGATAGACTTTGAGAAGTCTCCCAAGAGAGGGAGACGGAAAGGTTGAGGGAAGGCATCCCACTGTTTGAACCCAGGCACCTGACAACACAGCCGCCAGaggcagagaatttaaaatcaaaacaggTCTCATCGAAAGGTGGGACAGCCTTACGCTGGCCTTTTCCCCACACCAGGCAGTACAGTCCTTCCCTCCACAATCACAAACAAGCCTCAAGAAATGGACAATCCAAAGAAATCTGAATGCTGTACTGTCAATCTCCTATTTGTAAATTCTAAATCTCACCTTCTTCTGTATCAAACCGGCTTTCTCTGTCAGCACTGGGAGAGAAAGGAGCAGGCATTAGTCCTTTACAGAGTGAATCATTCACAAAGGGTTCAagctgcatttacatagcaccgtTAGTGTCACCGTAGTGAGAGTTACGATGGTGACAGGGGTTAAATGCTTAAACGAGTGAGTAAATATAAAAGGAGAACAGCAGACAGTGGGTGGGTGTGACATGTGAGACTATGTCAACGGTAAACTTGATCCACAAAGAAAACATGTTGTGAATCCTATTTCACCAAAAGGACAATGACAATTTGTCAAAGCATCAGACAGGTAATTAAAAACCATCAAACCACGGTAAGGAGAAAATGCAGTGGCCACACaccaagctcccacaaacagcaagataCTATTTTGAATTGTTACTGGCTTTGGTTGCGAAGTCACCACGGGACACACCCCCCCACGGTGTTTGCAGGATCATTTGCATCAACGCAACACATCAGAaagagcactgtcagagggtcagtactgagggattgccgcactatcggagggtcagtactgagggagtgccgcactgtcagagggtcaatgctgagggagtgccacactgtcggtgggtcagtgttgagggagtgctgcactgtcagagggtcagtactgagggagtgccgcactgtcagagggtcagtgccgagggagtgccgcactgtcagagggtcagtgccgagggtgtgccgcactgtcggagggtcagtcttGTAAACAGGACATAAAATGCCAACGGACTCGTATGTGAGCCCATAAACTGACCAGGAAAACTAATAAAAATGCCTGAGGGAATGTGACTGGGTggttgtggaaaggatgtttcctcttgcggGAACCAGGAGTTTATGTTCAAAACTCAGAAGCTGGTcacttaaaacagaaatgaggcaaCATTTATACGCCCCAGGgaaagctggaaggttggaattctcttccacaaatgacgtGGGAGCAGAGtatttgaatatgtttaaggcagaggCTGATAGAGGTGAAAGGTcactgggagaaggcaggattGGGGAGTGGTCAGGTCCATCAGGATCAGGCTTGAGGGCTGAGTGACTCCTGTTCACCAATCCCTTCGGCTGGGGACCCACTGCCACCTTCACAAACAGAGGGACTGCTCCCAGTGCGCTGGGCCCTTTCCCCGAAAGCCATTCGCCGTGGACGCTATGGTCAGTATCACATTGTTATATtagtgggagcttactgtgcacaATTCATCTCCTTCTTGTATACCTTCAAGGTGAATTCCTTCAAAACACCACTTCACTGTCTGTGAAGGATTCTCAAACACCCTGAGCTTGTGAAAGACGGAGGAGAAAcgcaaatttattttctttcatgaaCAAAATCTGAATTGCTTCACACAGCTGATAATAAAATACCAGTGCAAAGCAGAATTAAAAACATAGggacagcagtaggccattcagccccttgaccctgttctgccattcaatgtttGATCGAGAGCCTAACTCCATATCCTTAGCCCCATGTCTCTCAATGcatttgcttaataaaaaattattgatctcaggtttaaaattaacaccTGATCCAGCAGCCACTGTCATTTCTTGAAGATGGGTtccaaacccctcccaccctttatgtgcttcctaacatctttcctgaacgCTCTGGCCAtcattctcagactgtgccccgAGTTCTACAGTCCGAAACCCATGGAAATAGCTTACTTTTGATCCTtcatttcctgttaatatcttgaaatatttgaaatctctgccgtgcaggatattggtgagtgGTCTTTATCAAAGCCACAGGGTTGCTCAAATTCCCAAACCTCACCTTCCGCCATATTGCccaggccccccccccccctcctgacCTTACCTGGGTCAGACCGACCAGCGGTGCCGGTGAGCTGTCCAATTGCCACCGATACGCGGTTCAGCTGCTGCTCACTGAGGTCTCGAAGATCAATGCCGTATTTTACCAGCTCTTTGGCTATCCTTTGGACGGCTGGATCTGTGTGAACAGAACACGCTGGAGTGCACAGAATgctccacagaatccctacagtgtggaaacagaccctttggcccggcaagtccacaccggccttccaaagagtaacacaaCCAGGCCCATTCCCTGATATCCCCCCTGAATAATGTACCTGgccctacccatccctgaacacaatgggcaatttagcatggccgattcacctaacctgcacagttggTTCTGCGACAACGCatgtttcttcaacgtgaattggctataacacaattgaagaaCTTAGGCTGTTATTTGTCaaacgtgaactttccttacctgtaccGGCAACAGCACAATTCCAGCCCCAATGGTTTAAATGGTGCGGACATTacattattttttttaataaggCGGGATCACATGGGAACTGAGCCTTTGTGTTagatcagaaccgactgtatgaggtcacaagtcacatgacaccaggacatctgaccttgtccacccctgtccaataccggcatctccacacACTGGAGTATCACACAGCAACATGCTAATGCCAGCCTGCTCTGAGATGCAATGTTACTTCTGTTATGTCTCACAGCAGATGTgcaatatacctttaagagacacagaaacatagaaaataggagcaggagtaggccattcagcccttccagcctgctcccccattcaatatagtcacggctgatcatccaactcagttccctgttcctgctttctccccatactctttgatccctttagtcctcaGAACTATATCAAACTCTTCATTGCTCCAGATATAACAAccccatgttatagtccaacaggtttaattggaagcagtagctttcggagcactgctccttcgtcaggtagttcATCaagagcagtgcttcaaaagctagtgcttccaattaaacctgttggactataacctggtgttgtgtgatttttaactttgtacaccccagtccaacaccggcacctccaaatcattgtttcagatcaacagcaaggttagatctcatggaatacagggagaactagccatttggatacagaactggctcaaaggtagaagacagagggtggtggtggagggttgtttttcagactggaggcctgtgaccagtggagtaccacaaggatcggtgctgggccctctactttttgtcatttacataaatgatttggatgcaagcaagtttgcagatgacaccataattggaggtgtagtggacagcgaagaggattaccacagattacaacaggatcttgaacagatgggccaatgggctgagaagtggcagatggagtttagttccgataaatgcgaggtgctgcattttgggaaagcaaatcttagcaggacttatacacttaatggtaaggtcctacagagtattgctgaacaaagagaccttggagtgcaggttcagagctccatgaaagtggagttgcaggtagataggatagtgaagaaggcatttgatatgctttgttttattggtcagagtattgagtacaggagttgggaggtcatgttgcggctgtacNNNNNNNNNNNNNNNNNNNNNNNNNNNNNNNNNNNNNNNNNNNNNNNNNNNNNNNNNNNNNNNNNNNNNNNNNNNNNNNNNNNNNNNNNNNNNNNNNNNNNNNNNNNNNNNNNNNNNNNNNNNNNNNNNNNNNNNNNNNNNNNNNNNNNNNNNNNNNNNNNNNNNNNNNNNNNNNNNNNNNNNNNNNNNNNNNNNNNNNNNNNNNNNNNNNNNNNNNNNNNNNNNNNNNNNNNNNNNNggtggaggctggtacaattgcaacatttaagaggcatttggatgggtatatgaataggaagggtttggagggatatgggctgggtgctggcaggtgggactagattgggttgggatagctggtcggcatggacgggttggaccgaagggtctgtttccatgctgtacatctctatgactctttaacagCTCATACCACATTGGATAATCAGTAAATATCAGAATATTTCTTTTTTTCAATTCTCCCCACTTCATTGTCCCCCTTCAAATTGTGACTCATTTCCAATCCAGGAAGATGTCatgataacatcactgaacaaatAAGCTAAAGACccagggtggcacgatggctcagtggttagcactggtgccatGCAGCGCCAGGAATCCGGGGTCAATTCCAGCCATCGTTTGCAGAGAGCTCAGGGTACAGCAGACATCACCAGTCTCTGGCATCTGCTTAGCGACTGCTcccttggtggggggggggggggagcaaatCCCGGGTGAGAGGGAGGAGGGTTGCAAGTGTGTGTTCCCCAGCCAGGTTCCCAGAATcagccgtctctctctctctctctctctccctgatgtcAGTGTCGCACATTTTGCAGGTAAACTGTCACACCCGCATTGCTGAACCACCGACAACAGTCTCCTCCGACAATGACCCCCCTCCCTGTCCAACTCACAGTGTGCAAAGATGCTGCAGGGTGACTCCGCCAGCTTCTCAAACACATTGCCCAGCTCATTGCCAGCTCCTGGGGAGAACTACTCAGTTTGTCCCCCTCCCCTGTCAGTTTCAGGCAAACATGTCACTTCTGTCCCTGAATCTGCATCTTCCAGGCAGTGGGTTCCAGGTCACAATAACTCTGGATAAAGATTCTCCACCAACCTCTTCTCCTTTTTGCCAATTAGCTGCATTGCTTGGTTATTGCACCACCATCCTGAGACAACCTCTCTCTGTTTTGCGCCCCTCGATTCAGTCTtcccctgggagaaagtgaggactgcagatgctggggatcagaatcGAGAGcctggcactggaaaaacacagcaggtcaggcagcatccgaggagcaggagaatcaacatttcgggcataagctctcagagagtggtaagggcgtggaatgcactacctgccaatgtagtcaactcagccacattagggagatttaaacaattcttcggtaagcacatggatgatgatgggatagtgtagggggatgagctgagaatagttcacaagtcggcacaacatcgagggccgaagggcctgttctgcgctgtattgttctatgttctataagctcttcatcaagccTTTCCTGGtgaatgctcaaaacattgattctcctgctcctcggatgctgccagacctgttgtgcttttccagcgccacactttgtgACTCAATCTCCCTGTTCACGGGTGTTTGCTTTTAATTCAGTCACAGGGATGAGGGCgtctctggccaggccagcatttattgctcatccctaattacccagagggcagttaagagtcaaccacatcgctgtgggtctggagtcacatgtagaccagaccaggtaaggatggcagatttccttccttaaaagggcACCGGGAAAACCCCACCTGGGTCACTAATCAataatggattcctggtcatcatcaGGCCCTTAATTCCAAaatttcattaaattcaaattccatcatctgctgagtgggattcgaacccaggtccccacaacatgtgacaatgctgtcactttaagaaattattttgtcctttttttaaagaaagatgttGTAAGGCAGGGGTAAGGAGCTGTCTCTAAGAAAGTAAATAATTTGTGGGGCCTTGGTGtttgttttaaagttggaacaatggaagctgCCTGGGAGGGCCCATCTCTCACAGGTCAGGATTTCTAGTCTTTTTTTAGTTTTAAGATTTAATTTTAAGCAGAAGCCTTTGGGATCTCAAAagaattggaagcttcagtgaatgtctcccaGCTGCTACGTCCTCTGAATTTTCTCAATGCTTTCTTCCTCCTGGattagagaactgcatgtgagaatctgtgtctgagtTTGCCTTTTTGCCGAGGAGCGTGGTTATGGGACGTTACTATATTAATAGTAGGCAttttatctgttattctgttaatttttccaatagttgttattccaaattcctctttcttttgtttgtatattAACTGAAGTGTTTAAATGAATTAATGAGggatgtggataggataaatagacaaggtcatttccctggggtgggggagtccagaactagaggtttggggtgagaggggaaaagtttaaaagggacctaaggggcaacattttcacgcagagggtggcacatgtatggaatgagctgccagaagtggtggaggttggtacaattacaacatttttagattagattacttacagtgtggagacaggcccttcggcccaacaagtccacaccgaccctctgaagaacaacccacccagacccattctcctacatttaccctttcacctaacactacaagcaatttcccatggcaaattcacctgacctgcacatttttggactgtgggaggaaactggagcacccggaggaaacccacgcagacacggggagaatgtgcaaactccacacagacagttgcttgaggtgggaattgaacaagggtccctggtgatgtggatggatatatgaataggaagggtttggagggatatgggccgggtactggaatgtgggactagattgggttgggatatctggtcggcatggacgggttggactgaagggtctgtttccatgctgtacatctctatgacaataaATTTTATTTAACGTCCAGTTGTTTGatcagtcacattgcatctggaacacggcactttgcatttacctttaaaataagaaaaggttagggtcgaggttacatttttaatatatataaagAGGGTCTGATCTGGTCTATAACAAAGGACAGCATCCCAGATTCTCCAGCCCCTCCTCATGACTGTAGGACCATGGTAGAAAATTCTAGTCATTCTCCTCTGCAAGGCTCAGAAATCGTTTCTGAAGTGTGGAGCCCCAAACTGAAcaaatttattgcccgtccctagttgccccttgagaaggtagggggtgagctgccttcttgaaccgctgcagtccgtgtgctgtaggttgacccacaatgccctcagggaggaaattccaggatt comes from Chiloscyllium plagiosum isolate BGI_BamShark_2017 chromosome 7, ASM401019v2, whole genome shotgun sequence and encodes:
- the LOC122551817 gene encoding uncharacterized protein LOC122551817, whose product is MPVRGQSHPGTPSWQEGAWGRLRDLIGSYLFEQNGNVYQLGPEPGRNHPKDNDWDLPTDRTSNYHLGYGNTQNARAKHPNRVKGQALDPSDLRPQEDPAVQRIAKELVKYGIDLRDLSEQQLNRVSVAIGQLTGTAGRSDPVLTEKAGLIQKKAPVMEGTMQRWKEMDTRESSESLVPDAGPPHGESAAAAGRRGQAMVATILAGPGPSSPGVQETAVELGGSPGRLTDVLKELGVDPIRPPKPSQGLRSGSAGVSPPRREEYAYIVTNKK